In Sporosarcina sp. PTS2304, a genomic segment contains:
- a CDS encoding YjcZ family sporulation protein, which yields MFGFGGYGGGYSPAGCGNYGGSRPGSTANCGTGSAFALIVVLFILLIIVGAACL from the coding sequence ATGTTTGGTTTTGGCGGATATGGTGGCGGTTACTCCCCTGCTGGTTGCGGCAATTACGGAGGTTCTAGACCTGGCTCCACAGCTAACTGTGGAACAGGAAGCGCATTCGCACTAATTGTCGTTCTTTTTATCCTACTTATTATTGTAGGGGCAGCCTGTCTGTAA
- a CDS encoding YjcZ family sporulation protein, protein MGESVGYTNQNGGFGFAMIVVLFILLIIVGAGFMGYGC, encoded by the coding sequence ATGGGCGAATCAGTAGGTTACACAAACCAAAACGGCGGCTTCGGTTTTGCAATGATCGTCGTTCTTTTCATTTTATTGATCATTGTCGGTGCAGGGTTTATGGGATACGGCTGTTAA
- a CDS encoding methyl-accepting chemotaxis protein, translated as MFQSIKTKIILLVLLLVSGGILTMTLFSSWLVKERTEENIIESSNTLLSEMSSSIESELKQYSKGLEILTESENFLNATSTTGQAEVVSALSNTLSTYPDVSSAYLAFESKTITIRPYVDLTDFDPTAREWFQKAVAEPTQVHWTKPYVDVATGNFVISAAKAVTKDDTLVAVAGLDIQLSTLSSEISAIDIPYDGYAFILDDEGTAIAHPSLIGENIMDRDYVAEMYNDVSGHHTFTQDGKKKVDMFTTLPTFDWKLGVIYEEKNMQALANGLRNVMLIAAVATLGILAIVLFVFISKLLKPIFRLQDAVQEVANGDLTTRANIHSSDEIGELGRGFDQMIEQMNELITTVNHSASNVLASSQNLSAVSEETSATSLEIAHALQDITQGASKSAENAEIVTARADLLNQQIHTTNEVAGEMAQLATEAVSVNAEGRTQMGMLHNSFNTWNHDLQQMGGMIKTLESKVQAISSVIDAITAISSQTNLLALNASIEAARAGEHGKGFAVVADEVRQLAEQSARSAEQVRSTIHELQDGTQQVISQMAGTRETFENQSNVVHDTEGIFEKISGFIGEMQTRIHSVTNGLQEMDVYKNDVSEQIQLLLATTEESAASCEEVSASTDEQVHAISTVAEAAESLTQLSEDLSIAVERFKL; from the coding sequence ATGTTTCAATCCATCAAGACGAAAATCATTCTTCTCGTTCTATTACTTGTCAGCGGCGGTATTTTAACAATGACCCTTTTCAGCAGCTGGCTTGTGAAGGAACGAACGGAAGAAAACATCATCGAGTCGAGTAATACACTGCTTAGTGAAATGAGTTCATCTATCGAGTCAGAGTTGAAACAATACAGTAAAGGACTGGAAATCCTAACTGAATCAGAAAACTTCCTAAATGCGACATCTACTACCGGCCAAGCTGAAGTAGTAAGTGCTCTTTCCAACACTCTTTCCACTTATCCGGATGTATCAAGTGCGTATTTGGCATTCGAATCAAAGACGATCACGATTAGACCGTATGTGGACTTAACTGATTTTGATCCAACGGCACGTGAATGGTTTCAAAAAGCAGTAGCAGAACCTACTCAAGTACATTGGACAAAACCTTATGTAGATGTAGCAACAGGAAACTTTGTCATTAGCGCCGCAAAAGCTGTCACTAAAGACGACACGCTCGTCGCCGTGGCAGGTCTTGATATTCAATTGTCTACTTTGTCTTCTGAAATATCTGCCATTGATATTCCTTATGACGGGTATGCCTTCATTTTGGACGACGAAGGAACGGCTATCGCACACCCTTCATTAATCGGTGAAAACATCATGGACCGAGACTACGTGGCAGAAATGTATAACGACGTCAGCGGCCACCACACGTTTACACAAGATGGGAAGAAAAAAGTAGATATGTTCACTACTCTTCCTACTTTCGATTGGAAACTTGGGGTCATTTATGAAGAAAAGAACATGCAGGCATTAGCAAACGGCTTACGAAACGTCATGCTGATCGCTGCTGTTGCAACATTGGGGATTTTAGCCATCGTATTATTCGTATTTATAAGCAAATTACTCAAACCTATTTTCCGTTTACAAGATGCCGTTCAAGAAGTGGCAAATGGCGACTTAACGACACGCGCCAATATCCATTCCTCTGATGAAATCGGCGAACTTGGCAGAGGCTTTGATCAGATGATTGAGCAAATGAATGAATTAATCACAACCGTCAATCACTCGGCGTCGAATGTGCTGGCCAGCTCCCAAAATTTAAGTGCTGTCTCTGAAGAAACAAGCGCTACCAGTTTAGAAATCGCCCATGCGTTACAAGATATTACACAAGGGGCTTCCAAATCAGCAGAAAACGCAGAAATTGTCACCGCACGCGCCGATTTACTCAATCAGCAAATTCATACGACGAATGAAGTAGCCGGTGAAATGGCCCAACTCGCGACAGAAGCTGTGTCAGTCAATGCAGAAGGCCGTACACAAATGGGAATGTTACACAATTCATTTAACACATGGAATCATGACCTACAGCAAATGGGGGGAATGATTAAAACGCTTGAATCGAAAGTACAAGCCATTAGTTCCGTCATCGATGCCATTACCGCCATTTCTTCTCAAACGAACTTATTGGCGCTTAATGCCAGCATCGAAGCCGCAAGAGCAGGCGAACACGGCAAAGGCTTTGCGGTAGTGGCGGATGAAGTACGTCAGCTAGCTGAACAATCTGCACGTTCCGCCGAACAAGTCCGCTCGACGATTCATGAACTTCAAGACGGTACACAGCAAGTCATTTCACAAATGGCAGGTACACGCGAAACATTTGAAAATCAAAGTAACGTAGTGCATGACACGGAAGGAATTTTTGAGAAAATTTCCGGCTTTATCGGTGAAATGCAAACCCGTATCCACAGCGTAACGAACGGATTACAAGAAATGGACGTCTACAAAAATGATGTCTCTGAACAAATTCAGCTGTTGCTCGCAACTACAGAAGAGTCCGCTGCTTCTTGTGAAGAAGTTAGTGCCTCTACAGATGAGCAAGTGCACGCCATCAGTACCGTAGCAGAGGCTGCAGAATCACTCACACAACTGAGTGAAGACCTCAGCATAGCAGTTGAGCGTTTTAAATTGTAA
- the flaG gene encoding flagellar protein FlaG yields MVSRIGNGSAPQPVQTSYDNAPIANERAVVEVQPVKESVQQSSQETPYELTKHEAKQLTEGLNTFLESVNVQLRFQYHDKLHEYYVTIVDSETDEVVREIPPKKLLDMHAAMKDFIGLLVDHKI; encoded by the coding sequence ATGGTCAGCCGAATAGGCAATGGATCCGCGCCACAACCAGTGCAAACATCATATGATAATGCGCCCATTGCAAACGAGAGGGCAGTAGTTGAAGTGCAACCGGTCAAAGAGTCAGTGCAACAATCTTCGCAAGAAACACCATATGAACTTACGAAACATGAAGCAAAGCAGTTAACAGAAGGATTGAATACTTTTTTAGAAAGTGTCAACGTTCAGCTGCGGTTTCAATATCATGATAAGCTACATGAATACTACGTAACGATCGTGGATTCAGAAACCGATGAGGTAGTACGTGAAATCCCGCCAAAGAAGTTATTGGATATGCACGCAGCGATGAAAGACTTCATCGGCTTATTGGTAGACCATAAAATTTGA